A part of Larkinella insperata genomic DNA contains:
- a CDS encoding SLC5 family protein gives MNLSTLDLSIFGIYILGVVALGIYASRQGQQTKRDYFLAGDKLPWWMIGGSIIASNISSHHLVGAMGVAYSRGFVAIAMEWGAILIGFNALLWIFLPFYIRNGFYTIPEFLQKRFGAAARTTYATLILLTYIFVEISAVLYLGALSLHSLLGFPVVTSVLVLAIFTGIYTIAGGLRAVIWTEMLQLAVLVLGGVALTVATVNAAGGISAVAETSKDWDLILPADDPDFPWTMYLGGTLCISIFYCATNQFIVQRVLAAKNEWHARMGVVFGDYLKFLIPVIITVPALVAPKLFPALEKPDLLFPTLVENLLPAGLVGLVMAGLIAAVMSHLSGAINSCTTILTVDVYLTYFRKNASEAQAVRFGRLAGVVIIGVGILCTGLFITQSDKPVFLYLMNAYGLFTPGIAVMFLLGILWKRTTQAGALTAGILTIPLSIVLEVLFPQMPFFNRTGIVFWTCMALCVLVSLVTKPKPEAELAGLIWNKESLSLLPEEREQQRGWRNPAIWWAFITAAVLYFYVRYA, from the coding sequence ATGAACCTCTCAACGCTTGACCTTTCAATTTTTGGTATATACATTCTTGGCGTTGTCGCATTGGGCATTTACGCGTCCCGCCAGGGCCAGCAAACCAAACGGGACTATTTTCTGGCGGGCGACAAACTACCCTGGTGGATGATCGGGGGCAGCATCATAGCCTCCAACATCAGCAGCCATCACCTGGTGGGGGCAATGGGGGTGGCCTACAGCCGGGGATTTGTGGCCATTGCCATGGAATGGGGAGCAATCCTGATCGGTTTTAATGCCCTGCTCTGGATCTTTCTGCCTTTTTACATCCGCAACGGCTTTTACACCATCCCCGAATTTCTCCAGAAACGCTTCGGGGCCGCGGCCCGTACTACCTATGCCACGCTTATTCTGCTGACGTATATCTTCGTGGAAATCAGCGCTGTGCTGTATTTGGGGGCGCTTTCGCTGCACTCGCTGCTGGGTTTCCCGGTGGTGACCAGCGTGTTGGTATTGGCCATTTTTACCGGCATTTACACGATTGCGGGCGGTTTGCGGGCGGTGATCTGGACCGAAATGCTGCAACTGGCCGTGCTGGTGCTGGGCGGAGTGGCTTTAACCGTAGCCACCGTCAATGCCGCCGGGGGCATCTCCGCCGTAGCCGAAACCTCCAAGGACTGGGACCTGATTCTGCCCGCCGATGACCCGGATTTTCCGTGGACGATGTACCTCGGCGGTACCCTCTGCATCAGTATTTTCTACTGCGCCACCAACCAGTTTATCGTGCAGCGCGTACTGGCGGCCAAAAACGAGTGGCACGCACGGATGGGCGTGGTGTTCGGCGATTACCTGAAATTTCTGATTCCGGTGATTATCACGGTTCCGGCGCTGGTGGCTCCCAAATTATTTCCGGCCCTGGAAAAACCCGATCTGCTGTTTCCGACGCTGGTGGAAAACCTGCTGCCCGCGGGCTTGGTGGGGCTGGTGATGGCGGGTCTGATTGCCGCCGTGATGTCGCACCTGTCGGGGGCTATCAACTCCTGCACGACTATTCTGACGGTGGATGTGTACCTGACGTATTTCCGAAAAAACGCGTCGGAAGCGCAGGCTGTCCGGTTTGGCCGCCTGGCCGGAGTGGTCATTATTGGGGTTGGTATCCTTTGCACGGGGCTTTTTATTACGCAGTCCGACAAACCGGTTTTTCTGTACCTGATGAACGCTTATGGCCTGTTTACGCCCGGGATCGCCGTGATGTTTCTGCTCGGTATTCTCTGGAAACGTACCACCCAGGCCGGGGCGCTGACCGCCGGAATCCTGACCATCCCGCTTTCCATTGTGCTGGAAGTGCTGTTTCCGCAAATGCCGTTTTTCAACCGCACCGGCATTGTATTCTGGACCTGCATGGCCCTGTGTGTGCTGGTGAGTCTGGTGACCAAACCCAAACCGGAAGCCGAACTCGCCGGACTAATCTGGAACAAGGAAAGCCTGTCGTTGCTGCCGGAAGAACGCGAACAGCAGCGTGGCTGGCGTAACCCGGCCATCTGGTGGGCTTTTATTACGGCGGCTGTTCTGTATTTTTACGTCCGCTACGCCTGA
- a CDS encoding FecR family protein has product MDETARRLEDLFTRYYNGTATPEEREELMAYIRTAKDNELIEKFLKNRWSNSASEDALFTPEKSQHMLSSILATARQKEERRTTVFRINWRYSAAAAALVVLGLGFWWQFRADQQTSNQLAVQQPQQPNDVSPGGNRALLTLADGSAIELDRVGSGLLARQGAAEIRKTRDGILVYSPGGNRAKATPAGPDGRMNTLTTPKGGQYEVSLPDGSKVWLNASSSIRFPSVFPASERRVEITGEAYFEVAKNKARPFRVKFNTSEVQVLGTRFNVMAYPEEGASKTTLVEGAVRISHRQQQTALKPGQQAVVLASGKIDTQYASVDQVIAWRNGIFYFKDAGIEEVMRQLARWYDVEIQFAGKIPVRQFTGKISRNVNLSEVTNMLRYAGVDCRIEGKKLIIDS; this is encoded by the coding sequence ATGGACGAAACAGCGCGCAGGTTAGAAGATTTGTTCACCCGTTATTACAACGGAACGGCGACTCCTGAAGAACGGGAGGAACTCATGGCCTACATCCGGACGGCGAAGGATAATGAGCTGATCGAGAAGTTTCTAAAAAATAGATGGAGCAACTCCGCTTCGGAAGATGCGCTGTTTACGCCGGAGAAAAGCCAGCACATGCTCAGCTCCATTCTGGCGACGGCCCGTCAGAAGGAAGAGCGCCGGACAACCGTTTTCCGGATAAACTGGCGGTATTCCGCAGCCGCTGCGGCTTTAGTCGTGCTGGGTCTCGGTTTCTGGTGGCAGTTCCGGGCCGACCAGCAAACCAGTAACCAACTGGCAGTCCAGCAACCCCAGCAACCGAACGACGTCAGCCCCGGCGGCAACCGCGCTCTGCTGACCCTGGCGGACGGTTCGGCCATCGAGCTCGACCGCGTAGGGAGCGGGCTTCTGGCGCGGCAGGGAGCCGCTGAAATCCGAAAAACCAGGGACGGTATTCTTGTGTACAGCCCCGGTGGCAACCGCGCGAAGGCCACCCCGGCAGGTCCCGACGGCCGGATGAACACCCTGACCACCCCGAAAGGCGGGCAGTATGAGGTGTCGCTGCCCGATGGGAGCAAAGTCTGGCTGAATGCCTCTTCCTCCATCCGCTTTCCGTCCGTATTTCCGGCGTCTGAGCGGAGGGTCGAAATTACGGGTGAGGCTTATTTCGAAGTGGCAAAGAACAAAGCCAGGCCGTTTCGGGTGAAATTCAACACGTCGGAAGTGCAGGTGTTGGGAACCCGCTTCAATGTCATGGCTTACCCCGAGGAAGGGGCGTCAAAAACCACCCTGGTAGAAGGCGCCGTCCGGATCAGCCACCGGCAGCAGCAAACGGCGCTCAAGCCGGGACAGCAGGCCGTCGTGTTGGCCAGTGGGAAAATCGATACCCAGTATGCCTCCGTCGATCAGGTAATTGCGTGGCGAAATGGCATTTTTTATTTTAAAGATGCGGGCATTGAAGAAGTGATGCGGCAACTGGCCCGGTGGTATGACGTGGAGATTCAGTTTGCCGGTAAAATACCGGTCCGGCAGTTTACCGGCAAAATTTCCCGGAATGTTAACCTGTCGGAAGTAACCAACATGCTGCGCTACGCCGGGGTAGACTGTCGAATTGAAGGCAAAAAGCTGATAATTGATTCCTGA
- a CDS encoding SMP-30/gluconolactonase/LRE family protein, which produces MMTRKPWEVVLNYICQLGEGPVWDADNQRILWLDILAGDIHTFNPVSREHRTFNAGQMVGAVALQPSGTLRAALQNGFYDISLESETLTPLADPEAHLPGNRFNDGKLDPAGRFWAGTMALDDTPGAGALYMLDHDGSVTTKIQNVSCSNGLAWSLDERTMYYIDSPTRQVVAYDYDPATGAISSRRVVIQFQEADGLPDGMTIDRTGMLWIALWDGWSVVRYNPHTGERLTQILLPAARITSCTFGGNQLQDLYITSAKTGLSESELQQQPLAGSLFMVKELAL; this is translated from the coding sequence ATGATGACGCGAAAACCCTGGGAAGTTGTTTTGAATTATATCTGCCAACTCGGCGAAGGGCCGGTTTGGGACGCTGACAATCAGCGAATTTTATGGCTGGATATTTTAGCGGGCGACATTCATACTTTCAATCCTGTTAGCCGCGAACACCGGACGTTTAACGCCGGGCAGATGGTTGGTGCCGTAGCCCTCCAGCCCTCCGGTACGCTTCGGGCGGCCCTGCAAAACGGCTTTTACGACATCTCGCTGGAAAGCGAAACGCTGACCCCGCTTGCCGACCCCGAAGCGCATTTGCCGGGGAACCGCTTCAACGACGGCAAACTCGACCCCGCCGGTCGGTTCTGGGCCGGAACCATGGCGCTGGACGATACGCCCGGCGCGGGCGCGTTGTACATGCTGGATCATGACGGTTCGGTTACGACGAAAATTCAGAACGTGAGTTGCTCCAACGGCTTGGCCTGGAGTCTGGACGAACGCACAATGTATTACATCGACTCGCCCACGCGGCAGGTCGTTGCCTATGATTACGACCCAGCAACGGGGGCCATCAGCAGCCGGCGGGTAGTGATTCAGTTTCAGGAAGCTGACGGTTTGCCGGATGGCATGACCATCGACCGCACGGGAATGCTCTGGATTGCGCTCTGGGACGGCTGGAGCGTGGTGCGCTACAACCCGCATACCGGCGAGCGGCTGACCCAGATTTTGCTGCCCGCTGCCCGGATCACCTCCTGCACCTTTGGCGGAAATCAGCTCCAGGACTTATACATCACCTCGGCCAAAACCGGCTTGAGCGAAAGCGAATTACAGCAGCAGCCACTGGCAGGAAGCCTTTTTATGGTTAAAGAACTGGCGCTGTAA
- a CDS encoding RNA polymerase sigma factor produces MSYLSALHGENEVLGRIAQGDEKAFATLFNHYHQRLGLHIYRITKSTELAEEIVHDVFLKIWLNRELLTEIENFPAYLFVLSKNAALNGLKKVANEQARMIGLELDQLQVAEMAEEDDRYMLIDEAIDRLPFQQRQVYLLSRHERLSYAEIAERMNLSRETVKKYLQLSTESIATYIRKKLIISVLLVLQNFI; encoded by the coding sequence ATGTCGTACCTGTCTGCCTTACATGGGGAAAACGAGGTGTTAGGGCGTATTGCGCAGGGAGACGAGAAGGCGTTTGCTACACTTTTTAACCATTATCACCAGCGATTGGGACTTCATATTTACCGGATTACCAAATCAACCGAGCTGGCAGAGGAGATTGTCCACGATGTCTTTCTGAAAATCTGGCTGAACCGGGAATTGCTGACGGAGATTGAAAACTTTCCGGCGTACCTGTTCGTGCTGTCGAAGAACGCGGCCCTGAACGGTCTGAAAAAAGTGGCCAATGAGCAAGCCCGAATGATTGGGCTGGAATTGGATCAGCTTCAGGTGGCCGAAATGGCCGAGGAAGATGACCGGTATATGCTGATCGATGAAGCCATTGACCGGCTCCCGTTCCAGCAACGACAGGTCTACCTGCTGAGCCGGCACGAACGGTTGTCGTATGCGGAAATCGCCGAACGGATGAACCTCTCCAGAGAAACCGTCAAAAAATACCTGCAACTTTCGACGGAATCCATCGCTACGTACATTCGTAAAAAGTTGATCATTAGTGTTTTGCTTGTTCTGCAAAATTTTATTTAA
- the dgoD gene encoding galactonate dehydratase, with amino-acid sequence MKITAIETLVCHARMRNWIFVKVITDQPGLWGWGEATLEWHTRSVVGAIEDLSQLLIGEDPRRIEHLWQMMYRQHFWHGNGIVRGTAISGIDIALWDILGKIHGVPCHELWGGRVRDYIRLYCHLGGGKMEDFYQTRPDDAIRFGELAQQAVADGFTAFKSMAVPETMPLEGLLPIHYAEACVKAMREAVGNGIDIMVDCHARPSPRMGLQFAKALEPYGLYFFEEPCWPETVEDIALIQRAVKTPIASGERLVGIHAFREMLEKRAVSVIQPDITHCGGLSEVRRIAALAEAYRVAVAPHNPQGPVSTAASIEFGFATPSYSICESVHSDVPWRIDVVSEGFTVQEQGRIVYPNQRPGLGIEINENEVKKHPFQQEVLQRTFYKDGSVGDW; translated from the coding sequence ATGAAGATTACAGCTATTGAAACGCTGGTTTGCCACGCCCGGATGCGGAACTGGATTTTTGTTAAAGTGATCACCGACCAGCCTGGTTTGTGGGGCTGGGGCGAAGCAACCCTCGAATGGCACACCCGCTCGGTGGTGGGGGCCATCGAAGACCTCTCGCAGTTGCTGATCGGCGAAGACCCCCGGCGCATCGAACACCTCTGGCAGATGATGTACCGCCAGCATTTCTGGCACGGCAACGGCATCGTGCGCGGAACGGCCATCAGCGGCATCGACATTGCCCTCTGGGACATTCTCGGTAAAATTCACGGTGTGCCCTGCCACGAACTCTGGGGCGGGCGGGTGCGCGATTACATCCGGCTGTACTGCCACCTGGGCGGGGGCAAAATGGAAGATTTTTACCAGACCCGCCCCGACGATGCCATCCGTTTTGGGGAGCTGGCCCAGCAGGCCGTGGCCGACGGTTTTACGGCTTTCAAGTCAATGGCGGTTCCGGAAACCATGCCGCTGGAAGGCCTGCTGCCCATCCACTACGCCGAAGCCTGCGTAAAAGCCATGCGCGAAGCCGTTGGTAACGGCATTGATATCATGGTCGATTGCCACGCTCGCCCGTCCCCGCGTATGGGGCTGCAATTTGCCAAAGCCCTGGAGCCCTACGGCCTGTATTTCTTCGAAGAGCCCTGCTGGCCCGAAACCGTTGAGGACATTGCCCTGATTCAGCGGGCGGTCAAAACCCCCATTGCCAGTGGCGAACGGCTCGTGGGTATTCATGCGTTCCGCGAGATGTTGGAAAAACGGGCCGTTAGCGTCATTCAGCCCGATATCACGCACTGCGGGGGCCTCAGCGAAGTGCGCCGGATCGCGGCCCTGGCCGAAGCTTACCGGGTGGCCGTGGCTCCGCACAATCCGCAGGGGCCGGTCAGCACGGCGGCTTCCATCGAGTTTGGCTTTGCCACGCCCTCGTACAGCATTTGCGAAAGCGTGCACAGCGACGTTCCGTGGCGGATCGACGTGGTGAGCGAGGGCTTTACGGTGCAGGAGCAAGGGCGGATCGTTTACCCGAATCAGCGACCGGGCCTCGGCATCGAAATAAACGAAAACGAAGTCAAGAAACACCCGTTCCAGCAGGAAGTTCTGCAACGGACATTCTACAAAGACGGCAGCGTCGGCGATTGGTAA
- a CDS encoding neutral/alkaline non-lysosomal ceramidase N-terminal domain-containing protein gives MNTFHNPTFEQSAFAGLIGVAQEDITPPIGIYARNWGAATHEVAEGIHRPLMLSCVTFQTTPDAQPLVLIGADLGWWRSSDDEQLLRTAVLKALSLDESRLLFCLSHTHAGPSMSRDDAPKAGGHLVEPYLRLIQERTIQAVQTALAGAQPATLTWAYGTCALAVSRDLPDREQDRYICGMNPGESADNTLLVGRIADQQDRILGTIVNYACHPTTLAWENRLISPDYIGAMREVVEQATHAPCLFLQGASGELSPREQYVGDTRIADTYGRQLGYAVLSTLEAVLPAKTRLSFTGVVESGAPLAIWKKEPYAPSTTLRAERVEVELPLKPLPSLAEIENEWAACQDNVLKERLWRKRGIRKTVGDGEVTKMPLWVWHLGESVLVAQPNEAYSAFQQQLRARFAPKAVAVMNLVNGSTGYLPPENLYDFDLYPVWQTPFAQGSLELLIESAIQITRNLTRHEPLNA, from the coding sequence ATGAACACATTCCATAACCCTACTTTTGAACAATCCGCGTTTGCCGGTTTGATCGGTGTTGCGCAGGAAGACATTACTCCGCCCATCGGCATCTACGCCCGAAATTGGGGGGCCGCCACGCATGAGGTCGCCGAGGGCATTCACCGGCCGCTGATGCTGAGCTGCGTGACGTTCCAAACCACGCCGGATGCGCAGCCGCTCGTGCTGATTGGGGCCGACCTGGGCTGGTGGCGCAGCTCCGACGATGAGCAGCTTTTGCGAACGGCGGTTCTGAAAGCCCTGTCGCTGGACGAATCGCGGCTGCTGTTTTGTCTGTCGCACACCCACGCCGGACCGAGCATGAGTCGCGACGACGCCCCGAAAGCAGGTGGTCATCTGGTGGAACCGTATTTGCGGCTGATTCAGGAACGGACGATCCAGGCTGTTCAGACGGCGCTGGCCGGGGCGCAACCTGCCACGCTGACCTGGGCGTACGGCACCTGTGCGCTGGCCGTTAGCCGGGATTTGCCGGACCGGGAACAAGACCGCTATATCTGCGGAATGAACCCCGGGGAAAGCGCGGACAACACGCTGCTGGTTGGCCGGATTGCCGACCAGCAGGACCGGATACTGGGCACCATCGTCAACTACGCCTGCCATCCGACGACGCTGGCCTGGGAAAATCGCCTGATTTCGCCCGACTACATCGGTGCCATGCGGGAGGTGGTGGAGCAGGCTACCCACGCGCCTTGTCTGTTTTTGCAGGGCGCTTCCGGCGAGTTGTCGCCGAGAGAACAGTACGTCGGGGATACCCGGATTGCCGATACCTACGGCCGGCAGTTGGGGTACGCCGTGCTGTCGACACTGGAAGCGGTTTTACCAGCCAAGACCCGGCTGTCGTTTACCGGCGTGGTGGAGTCGGGGGCTCCGCTGGCGATTTGGAAAAAAGAACCGTACGCGCCCTCCACCACACTGCGGGCCGAACGGGTTGAGGTCGAACTCCCCCTGAAACCGCTGCCGTCGCTGGCCGAGATCGAAAACGAGTGGGCTGCCTGCCAGGATAATGTCCTGAAAGAGCGGCTTTGGCGTAAACGCGGTATCCGGAAAACCGTGGGCGACGGTGAGGTAACGAAGATGCCGCTCTGGGTTTGGCACCTGGGCGAGTCCGTGCTGGTGGCCCAGCCGAACGAAGCGTATTCTGCTTTCCAGCAACAGCTTCGCGCCCGGTTTGCGCCCAAAGCCGTCGCCGTTATGAACCTGGTCAACGGTTCAACTGGTTACCTGCCGCCCGAAAACCTGTATGATTTTGATCTGTACCCCGTCTGGCAAACTCCCTTTGCGCAAGGCTCCCTGGAATTGCTCATTGAAAGTGCGATTCAAATTACCCGCAACCTGACTCGGCATGAACCTCTCAACGCTTGA
- a CDS encoding SDR family NAD(P)-dependent oxidoreductase, producing MNNLFTNRTVLISGGLGDIGRAIALAFARQGAAIALGDISPASRAEALRNELHQLGVATHYTQVDVRDASAVQEWVLAVENSLGVADIIIANAATVTVGGIHRITPEQWSNEIRVNLDGAFFLTQSATARLLAHQLPGRVVFVGSWAAHAVHPHIPAYSVAKAGLRMLCQCMALELAPHQILVNEIAPGYVNAGLSAQLWEKEPALADQARQRVPTRKLISAEAVAQQVVYLCHPDNEHMTGSTLLMDGGLSL from the coding sequence GTGAACAACTTATTCACCAACAGAACCGTCCTGATTAGTGGCGGATTGGGCGACATTGGCCGGGCGATTGCCCTAGCGTTTGCCCGGCAGGGTGCCGCCATCGCCCTGGGCGACATCAGCCCGGCCAGCCGGGCCGAAGCCCTGCGGAACGAACTGCATCAACTGGGCGTCGCAACCCATTATACCCAGGTAGACGTCAGGGATGCCAGCGCCGTGCAGGAGTGGGTGCTGGCCGTCGAGAACAGTCTGGGGGTGGCCGATATCATCATTGCCAATGCCGCAACGGTAACCGTCGGGGGCATTCACCGGATTACGCCGGAACAATGGTCGAACGAAATCCGGGTTAATCTGGACGGTGCTTTTTTTCTGACGCAAAGCGCCACAGCCCGGCTGCTGGCCCATCAGCTTCCGGGTCGGGTGGTATTTGTCGGGAGCTGGGCGGCCCACGCGGTTCATCCGCACATTCCAGCCTACAGCGTTGCCAAAGCCGGTCTCCGGATGCTCTGCCAGTGCATGGCGCTGGAACTGGCTCCGCACCAGATTCTGGTCAACGAGATCGCCCCCGGTTACGTCAATGCGGGTTTGAGCGCCCAGTTGTGGGAAAAAGAACCAGCTCTGGCCGATCAGGCCCGGCAACGCGTACCGACCCGTAAGCTGATCAGCGCGGAAGCCGTGGCGCAGCAGGTGGTTTACCTCTGCCACCCGGACAACGAGCACATGACCGGCAGTACGCTGCTGATGGACGGCGGACTTTCACTCTAA